A single window of Arvicola amphibius chromosome 15, mArvAmp1.2, whole genome shotgun sequence DNA harbors:
- the Cmtr2 gene encoding cap-specific mRNA (nucleoside-2'-O-)-methyltransferase 2, with protein MSKRRKLPAQPSASSETFSPDVLDGVCELFAKSFSYCKPLTNEWQFPAPTEVFTCEHTEFDAFLDLKNSLNEVKNLLSDKKLDEWHEHTAFTNKAGKIISHVKKAVNAELCTQAWCKFQEILCSFPLIPQEAFQNGKLNSLHLCEAPGAFIASLNHYLKSHRFPCEWSWVANTLNPYHEANDSLRMIMDDRLIANTLHCWYFGPDNTGDIMNLNYLAGLQDFLSSMPTVHLVTADGSFDCQGNPGEQEALVSSLHYCEVVTALATLGSGGSFVLKMFTLFEHCSVNLMYLLNCSFDQVHVFKPATSKAGNSEVYVVCLCYRGREAVHPLLSRMVLNFGTEMTRKALFPHHVIPKSFLERHEECCAFFHRYQLETISENIRLFECMGKGEQEKLNNLRDCAVQYFMQKFQLKHLSRNHWLVKKSSIGCSTNTKWFGQRNKYFKTYNERKMLETLSWKDKIAKGYFNSWVEEHAVYHPGQNSFLEGTASNLECHLWSILEGKKLPKVKCSPFCDGEILKTLNEAVEKSLGEASSLDSRFRPKQRYYCCHVFSEELLLSELFSLTKCLQGEQTVEPSNPIKCLLVGSPTLCDSKLHPPLEVHLLESVELLTFSCSLLHDGDPAYQHLFLECLLHSLKQLHTGDVMVLPVLSCLTRFMAGLIFVLHSCFRFVTFSCPTSSEPLRSCAVLLCIGYQSLPNPVLQYLQNVSELLSALLLSGAPQQVLQFVPMEMLLQGTLLDFLWDLNAAIAKRHLHLIIQEERDKVSSSLESQN; from the coding sequence ATGAGTAAGCGCAGAAAGCTCCCAGCTCAACCATCAGCGAGTTCTGAGACCTTCAGCCCGGATGTCCTCGATGGCGTCTGTGAGCTCTTTGCCAAGAGCTTTTCATACTGCAAGCCACTTACTAATGAGTGGCAGTTCCCAGCTCCTACGGAGGTTTTCACCTGTGAGCACACGGAGTTCGATGCTTTTCTTGACTTGAAGAACTCCCTGAATGAAGTGAAGAACCTCCTGAGTGATAAGAAGCTGGATGAGTGGCACGAACACACCGCTTTCACCAACAAGGCGGGGAAAATCATTTCTCACGTGAAAAAGGCTGTGAATGCCGAGCTTTGCACTCAAGCCTGGTGCAAATTCCAGGAGATTTTGTGCAGTTTCCCGCTTATTCCTCAGGAAGCTTTTCAGAACGGAAAGCTGAATTCTCTGCACCTCTGTGAAGCTCCAGGAGCTTTCATTGCTAGTCTCAACCACTACTTAAAATCCCACCGGTTCCCCTGTGAATGGAGTTGGGTAGCTAATACCCTGAATCCGTACCATGAAGCGAACGACAGTCTCAGGATGATAATGGATGACCGACTGATTGCAAATACCTTGCATTGTTGGTACTTTGGCCCAGATAATACTGGTGACATCATGAACCTGAACTATCTGGCTGGCCTTCAGGATTTCCTCAGCAGCATGCCCACTGTTCACTTGGTCACTGCTGATGGGAGTTTTGATTGCCAAGGAAACCCAGGTGAGCAGGAGGCTTTAGTCTCTTCTCTGCATTATTGTGAAGTTGTCACCGCTCTGGCCACGCTCGGGAGCGGCGGCTCTTTTGTTCTAAAGATGTTTACATTGTTTGAACATTGTTCTGTAAACCTCATGTACCTGCTAAATTGTTCCTTTGACCAAGTCCATGTCTTCAAACCTGCTACTAGCAAGGCGGGAAACTCGGAAGTCTATGTGGTGTGTCTCTGCTATAGAGGAAGAGAGGCTGTCCATCCTTTGTTATCTAGGATGGTGTTGAATTTTGGGACTGAGATGACCAGGAAAGCGCTCTTTCCCCATCATGTGATCCCCAAATCTTTCCTTGAGCGACATGAGGAGTGTTGTGCATTCTTTCATAGATACCAGTTAGAGACGATTTCAGAGAACATTCGTCTTTTTGAGTGCATGGGGAAGGGGGAACAAGAGAAACTGAATAATTTAAGGGATTGTGCTGTACAATATTTTATGCAAAAATTTCAACTGAAGCATCTTTCTAGAAATCACTGGCTCGTTAAAAAATCCAGTATTGGTTGTAGTACAAACACAAAATGGTTTGGACAGAGGAACAAGTATTTTAAAACCTATAATGAACGGAAGATGCTGGAAACCCTTTCGTGGAAAGATAAAATCGCCAAAGGATACTTCAATAGCTGGGTGGAGGAACATGCCGTGTATCATCCTGGGCAGAATTCCTTCTTAGAAGGGACTGCTTCCAATCTCGAGTGCCACTTATGGAGTAttctggaaggaaagaaactgCCGAAGGTGAAGTGTTCTCCTTTCTGTGACGGGGAGATTTTAAAGACTCTTAATGAAGCCGTTGAAAAGTCCTTAGGGGAAGCTTCGAGTTTGGATTCCAGGTTCAGGCCCAAGCAGCGATATTACTGCTGTCACGTGTTTTCAGAGGAACTGCTGTTATCCGAGTTGTTCAGCCTTACCAAGTGCCTTCAGGGTGAGCAGACTGTAGAGCCCAGCAACCCTATAAAGTGCTTGCTTGTGGGTTCCCCAACTCTCTGTGATTCCAAACTGCACCCGCCCCTGGAAGTCCACCTGCTGGAGTCCGTCGAGCTCCTAACCTTCAGCTGTTCCTTGCTGCACGATGGCGACCCAGCATACCAGCACTTGTTTTTGGAGTGCCTTCTCCACTCGCTGAAGCAGCTTCACACAGGGGATGTCATGGTTTTGCCTGTGCTCTCTTGCTTAACCAGATTCATGGCCGGCTTGATCTTTGTTCTGCACAGCTGTTTTAGATTTGTCACGTTTTCTTGTCCCACGTCGTCTGAGCCCCTCAGGTCCTGTGCAGTCCTGCTGTGCATTGGTTATCAGAGCCTTCCCAATCCCGTTCTCCAGTATCTGCAGAACGTTAGCGAACTGCTGAGCgctctgcttctctctggtgCACCCCAGCAGGTTTTACAGTTTGTGCCGATGGAGATGCTCCTCCAGGGCACACTGCTGGATTTTTTGTGGGATTTGAATGCTGCCATTGCTAAAAGGCATTTGCATTTGATTATtcaagaagagagagacaaagtCAGCAGCAGCCTTGAGTCACAGAATTAA